In Methylomonas sp. UP202, the DNA window GAGCAAGTCGGAACGAACTGGGGCAAGTTCGATTTGCAAGTCTTTTTTTGTGAGCGGTTCCGTTTCAGATTGGGCATCGCGAAAAGCTTCGGACACCGCTTCCGCTTGTTTTTCGTCAAAACCGGCTTCCTTGAGCTTACGAACAAATTTATGGGTGTCAAACGTAACGGTAGCCATGCGAGTTGTCTCGAGTTCCGAATATTGGCAACGAGTTTACCAGTGACCGAGGATTTCTCAAAAGGGGGCAGAGGATATCACAGTCCACCACCGCTCGAGCCGACGATACCATAAGTCATCGAAACGCGATTTTGAGGCCACTAATTCCTGAGGGATTTCATTAACTGTTCGACCTGTGTTGTCATGGCCGTTAATTGGCCTGTTAGTTGGGCGACCTGCTCACGAGCACTCCCCGCTTCCCGTTTAGCGTGATCCGTCTCCGCTTCGAGCTTGATCAGCTTATCAGCGGTGCGTTGAAGTTCCGCCGCCGCTCGTTTCCTTTCATCCTTACGTGACTCCTCGGCGGCATCCGCCTTGGTCTGCACTTTAACCAGTTCCGTTTTCAATTGATCCCGTTCGGCCGCGATGGATTGGGCGGCTTGTTTTTGACCCGTCAATTGTTGCCGCAGTTTGGCATGCTCGGCTTCATGCTGTTCGGTCGCCGCCTTCGCGTTTTTCTCGGTCGCCTCCAATCGTTCGCGCAAAGTGGCCAGCTCGACCGCCTGGGCTTGGTTCTCCGCCTGCGAATCGGCCAACCGTTTGGTCAACGTTTCCGTCCTGGCCTGTTCGTCCGCCAGCATGGCTTCCAGTTCATCCACGGCTTGCGAGGCATCGGCCAGTTCGCGTTCCGCCTGGGCTTGCTGCTCGTTAGCCGCCCTTAACACCTCTC includes these proteins:
- a CDS encoding DNA-binding protein produces the protein MQEEILELNANLGRPANIDNDQILDAGRVLTKANRNVTGFALRKIIGGGDPKRLKEVWDRHNAAQAVTNAEPVAELPVEVAETLAALTKALVDKVNALALELNDKAVKTQERRVGEVLRAANEQQAQAERELADASQAVDELEAMLADEQARTETLTKRLADSQAENQAQAVELATLRERLEATEKNAKAATEQHEAEHAKLRQQLTGQKQAAQSIAAERDQLKTELVKVQTKADAAEESRKDERKRAAAELQRTADKLIKLEAETDHAKREAGSAREQVAQLTGQLTAMTTQVEQLMKSLRN
- a CDS encoding DUF1640 domain-containing protein is translated as MATVTFDTHKFVRKLKEAGFDEKQAEAVSEAFRDAQSETEPLTKKDLQIELAPVRSDLLILKWMMGLVFAAEVMPLLAKLLA